From Verrucomicrobiota bacterium JB022, one genomic window encodes:
- a CDS encoding serine/threonine-protein kinase, with amino-acid sequence MKEAGKEEEAIFTTAAEMVDPTKVSAYLDRACAGRAELRARVEALLEAHREADRFFEEGASVVRLSDTFTLLKRRVRSSVLPDQGGRLDDEAIGSRIGRYKLLEKIGEGGCGAVFLAEQEEPVLRHVALKIIRGGMESRSVIARFEAERQALAMMDHPNIARVFDAGATDKGAPYFVMEHVRGVRITDYCDQHRLSIRQRLHLFIQVCHAIQHAHQKGIIHGDIKPSNIMIAQHDGVAQPKVIDFGIARAAEARRGERQTLSTSALWIGTPAYMSPEQVEVGELDVDTRSDIYSLGVLLFQLLTGRTPLEGRLPEEAGLEEVRRALREYTPLRPSVALAALPPEALQAVAEQRQTTPARLLAHLRGDLDCIALKALEKDRRYRYETANGLAMDAQRFLNHDPVLAHPAGWVYSFRKLVRRNRAVFFASAMVTTILLAALGVSTHLFLNEREARQRAVQAEQQQARLRQEAEEREMVTQAALMVSQERYPEADELLKGVTLTDSTMEGAAVYRAVGEWHAINERWAKAAECFGVLLRINELEGADVRTLDYLELGPVLIELGDREAYDRFRRIAVDRFPAAGSFSDRIVKISLLAPAEATLLEDLQEYADFTTQVSIEAAASGDTFQAAWQCMSIALFEYRSSDYQAAIDWCLRSVEYSDSNAPRTVTVKAIQAMAEARLGRIDSARASLALATELTETRNPNRADRGTPVLGFWFDWAFARIILREATTLVEERSMGI; translated from the coding sequence ATGAAAGAGGCCGGGAAAGAGGAAGAGGCGATCTTTACCACCGCCGCCGAGATGGTCGACCCGACCAAGGTCAGCGCGTATCTGGACCGCGCCTGCGCCGGCCGCGCCGAGCTGCGCGCCCGGGTCGAAGCCCTGCTGGAGGCCCACCGCGAAGCCGACCGCTTTTTCGAAGAAGGCGCTTCGGTCGTCCGCCTCTCAGACACCTTCACCTTGCTCAAGCGCCGGGTCCGCAGTTCCGTCTTGCCCGACCAGGGCGGCCGGCTGGACGACGAGGCGATCGGCTCGCGCATCGGGCGCTACAAGCTGCTGGAGAAGATCGGGGAGGGCGGCTGCGGCGCCGTTTTCCTCGCCGAGCAGGAAGAGCCCGTACTGCGCCACGTAGCTCTCAAGATCATCCGGGGCGGGATGGAAAGCCGGAGCGTGATCGCACGCTTCGAAGCCGAGCGGCAAGCCCTCGCAATGATGGACCACCCCAACATCGCGCGTGTCTTCGATGCGGGGGCGACGGACAAGGGTGCACCGTACTTTGTGATGGAGCATGTGCGCGGCGTGCGGATCACCGATTATTGCGACCAGCACCGGCTCTCGATCCGTCAGCGGCTTCACCTCTTTATCCAGGTCTGCCACGCCATCCAGCACGCGCACCAGAAGGGCATCATCCACGGCGACATCAAGCCCTCCAACATTATGATCGCCCAGCACGACGGCGTGGCGCAGCCCAAGGTCATCGACTTTGGCATTGCCCGGGCGGCAGAAGCTCGGCGCGGCGAACGCCAGACGCTGAGCACCTCTGCGCTCTGGATCGGCACCCCTGCCTATATGAGCCCCGAACAGGTAGAGGTGGGGGAGCTGGACGTCGATACCCGCAGCGACATCTACAGCCTCGGCGTGTTGCTTTTTCAGTTGCTGACCGGTCGCACTCCGTTGGAAGGGCGGCTTCCGGAAGAGGCCGGTCTGGAAGAAGTCCGTCGCGCCCTGCGCGAATATACGCCATTGCGCCCTTCGGTGGCCTTGGCGGCGTTGCCACCGGAAGCCTTGCAGGCCGTGGCGGAGCAGCGCCAGACGACGCCCGCCCGCCTCCTGGCCCACCTCCGGGGCGACCTCGATTGCATTGCGCTGAAGGCTCTCGAAAAAGACCGCCGCTACCGTTACGAGACCGCCAACGGCCTCGCGATGGACGCCCAGCGCTTCCTCAATCACGACCCCGTGCTCGCGCACCCTGCCGGGTGGGTCTATTCGTTTCGCAAGCTCGTGCGGCGTAACCGCGCAGTCTTCTTTGCCTCGGCGATGGTCACGACCATTCTCCTCGCCGCCCTCGGGGTCTCGACCCACCTTTTCCTGAACGAGCGTGAGGCCCGTCAACGCGCGGTGCAGGCCGAGCAGCAACAGGCCCGCCTGCGTCAGGAGGCCGAAGAACGCGAAATGGTCACTCAAGCCGCCCTCATGGTTAGCCAGGAGCGTTACCCGGAAGCCGACGAGCTACTGAAAGGAGTGACGCTGACCGACTCGACGATGGAGGGTGCGGCCGTCTACCGCGCGGTGGGCGAGTGGCACGCGATCAACGAGCGTTGGGCCAAGGCCGCCGAGTGTTTTGGCGTGCTGCTGCGGATCAACGAGTTGGAAGGTGCCGACGTCCGCACGCTCGACTATCTGGAGCTGGGCCCGGTGCTGATCGAGTTGGGTGATCGTGAGGCGTATGACCGGTTCCGCCGCATCGCAGTCGATCGCTTTCCCGCCGCCGGCAGCTTCTCCGATCGTATCGTCAAGATCAGCCTACTGGCCCCGGCAGAAGCGACTTTGCTGGAAGATCTGCAGGAATATGCCGACTTCACCACCCAAGTTTCGATTGAGGCTGCCGCGAGTGGCGATACTTTCCAGGCCGCATGGCAATGCATGTCCATCGCCCTTTTCGAATACCGCTCCAGCGACTACCAGGCGGCAATCGACTGGTGCCTAAGGAGCGTCGAATACTCGGATAGCAATGCTCCCCGCACCGTTACGGTCAAGGCCATCCAGGCGATGGCGGAGGCGCGGTTGGGCCGTATCGATTCTGCCCGCGCCAGCCTGGCCCTTGCCACGGAATTGACGGAAACCCGCAACCCGAACCGCGCCGACCGGGGCACCCCGGTGCTCGGCTTCTGGTTCGACTGGGCCTTTGCCCGCATCATCCTGCGCGAGGCGACAACGCTCGTGGAGGAACGCAGTATGGGAATTTAG
- a CDS encoding TolC family protein has product MSRLRCFTTCFLIAGLGLAGCSSRVEPDPLVVPTSSGGEIRVEDPVIAGPVQPPASFNEAAVRTAPTEYALTVEDAVFLALRHNRNLRVQELEPVIADAFLMTERGIFDPEIFASYQYDEENVSETDRGTGGSYNVVGNDNNAAVGVRQTLPTGTEVEVSVEQGRSVSSRTQEEQSARLGLSVTQSLLRGFGPSVNLAAVRAAELARDASYYELAAFSEALLAEVETTYWEYVLAREEIAIFERSLAVAEQQRDEIQTQIEIGTLPPINAAAIKAEVARRQQDLIDARSRSNQLRLELAQLILPPNSSFNETQIDTRSTPPLQPEPIRDGAERIQLALQSRPDLKEAENLFGQNRLEVLQTRNGLLPRLDLFLDLGKTGYAQSVERSFRRMDDETYDLMAGVEFSMPLGNRAAEGRHLAARAARDQAVESLRNLRQVIQLDVLLALNEVERLRQQIEATAVTVELQRQAVTAEEDRFELGSGTSLQLAQAQRDLLEAEIARVGAIIQYRIALVDLYLAEGTLLERRGVTLPMPYRGGAGLP; this is encoded by the coding sequence ATGTCTCGCCTCCGCTGCTTTACCACCTGTTTCCTCATCGCCGGCCTCGGGCTGGCAGGATGCTCCAGCCGCGTCGAGCCCGACCCGCTGGTCGTCCCCACCTCCTCGGGTGGCGAAATCCGCGTCGAAGACCCGGTGATCGCGGGGCCCGTCCAGCCGCCGGCGAGCTTCAACGAAGCCGCCGTGCGCACCGCGCCGACCGAATACGCGCTGACGGTCGAAGACGCCGTCTTTCTCGCCCTGCGGCACAACCGCAACTTGCGCGTGCAAGAGCTGGAGCCCGTCATTGCCGACGCTTTCCTCATGACCGAGCGTGGTATCTTCGATCCGGAGATCTTCGCCTCCTACCAATACGACGAAGAAAACGTCTCCGAAACCGACCGAGGCACCGGGGGCTCTTACAACGTGGTCGGCAACGACAACAACGCCGCCGTCGGCGTTCGCCAGACCCTGCCCACGGGGACGGAAGTCGAAGTCTCGGTCGAGCAAGGGCGCTCGGTCTCCAGCCGGACGCAGGAAGAGCAGTCGGCCCGGCTCGGGCTCTCCGTCACGCAATCCCTGCTGCGCGGCTTTGGCCCCAGCGTCAACCTAGCCGCTGTCCGGGCGGCTGAGCTGGCGCGCGATGCGAGCTACTATGAGCTGGCCGCCTTCAGCGAGGCACTGCTGGCCGAAGTTGAGACGACCTATTGGGAATACGTGCTCGCGCGGGAAGAAATTGCCATTTTCGAGCGCTCCCTGGCGGTGGCCGAGCAGCAACGCGACGAGATCCAGACCCAGATCGAGATCGGGACGCTGCCCCCCATCAATGCCGCTGCGATCAAGGCCGAGGTGGCGCGCCGCCAGCAAGACCTGATCGACGCCCGCAGCCGGTCCAATCAACTACGCCTCGAATTGGCCCAGCTCATCCTGCCGCCCAACAGCTCCTTCAACGAAACGCAGATCGATACCCGCTCGACGCCGCCCTTGCAGCCCGAGCCCATCCGCGACGGCGCGGAGCGCATCCAGCTGGCCCTCCAGTCGCGCCCCGACCTCAAGGAGGCGGAGAACCTCTTTGGCCAGAACCGCCTCGAAGTCCTGCAAACGCGCAACGGCCTGCTTCCGCGGCTCGATTTGTTCCTCGATCTCGGCAAGACGGGCTACGCGCAATCGGTCGAGCGCTCTTTCCGCCGCATGGACGATGAGACGTACGACCTGATGGCGGGGGTCGAATTCAGCATGCCGCTGGGCAATCGTGCCGCCGAAGGTCGACACCTCGCCGCCCGCGCCGCCCGCGACCAGGCGGTGGAATCACTGCGCAACCTGCGCCAGGTCATCCAGCTCGACGTATTGCTCGCGCTGAACGAAGTCGAGCGTCTGCGCCAGCAGATCGAGGCGACCGCTGTCACCGTCGAGCTGCAGCGCCAAGCCGTTACCGCCGAGGAAGACCGCTTCGAACTCGGTAGCGGCACATCTCTCCAGCTCGCCCAGGCTCAACGCGACCTGCTGGAAGCGGAAATCGCGCGGGTGGGGGCGATTATCCAGTATCGCATTGCGCTGGTCGACCTCTACCTGGCCGAGGGCACCTTGCTGGAACGTCGAGGCGTTACGCTGCCCATGCCATACCGCGGCGGGGCAGGGCTCCCGTAG
- a CDS encoding family 43 glycosylhydrolase, with product MNSTFSRLLRTLLLPLATSLHAQERPPVPEIGSTLPTNGVIAHDPVMIEQDGTYYLFTTGPGISVWTSTDLKEWTRQPGVFDPFPEWIPVAIPEFQGHLWAPDIYFHDGLYYLYYSASAFGKNTSAIGVATNRTLDRDDPNFKWVDHGKIVQSFPGVTNWNAIDAHIIDDADGTPYMSFGSFWGGLKIAKLMPDRLSLADCWQDLLTIATRVRENENGEEPGANAIEAPFIFHHGDHYYLFASIDYCCRGARSDYKVIVGRSESLLGPYVDREGEPLLDGGGTIILQGDKRWHGVGHNAVYTFDGADYIVSHAYDAEAHGWPKLRIDKIHWTEDGWPEVSAE from the coding sequence ATGAACTCCACTTTTTCCCGCCTTCTGCGGACTTTACTGCTGCCCTTGGCGACTTCCCTGCACGCCCAGGAACGGCCCCCGGTGCCCGAAATCGGCTCAACCTTGCCCACCAACGGCGTGATTGCGCACGACCCGGTGATGATCGAGCAAGACGGCACCTATTACCTCTTCACCACCGGCCCCGGCATCTCTGTCTGGACCTCGACGGATCTCAAGGAATGGACGCGCCAACCCGGCGTGTTCGATCCCTTCCCGGAGTGGATTCCGGTCGCGATTCCTGAGTTCCAGGGACATCTCTGGGCGCCCGACATCTACTTCCACGACGGGCTCTATTACCTCTACTATTCGGCCTCGGCTTTCGGTAAAAACACTTCTGCCATCGGTGTGGCAACCAATCGAACGCTCGACCGCGACGATCCGAACTTCAAGTGGGTCGACCATGGCAAGATCGTGCAGTCCTTCCCCGGCGTCACCAACTGGAATGCTATCGACGCGCACATTATCGACGATGCCGACGGCACACCCTACATGTCGTTCGGCTCCTTCTGGGGCGGCCTCAAGATCGCCAAGCTGATGCCCGACCGGCTGAGCCTGGCCGATTGCTGGCAAGACCTTCTGACCATCGCTACCCGCGTGCGCGAAAACGAAAACGGCGAGGAACCGGGGGCCAACGCGATCGAGGCACCCTTCATCTTCCACCACGGCGACCACTATTATCTCTTCGCCTCCATCGACTACTGCTGCCGGGGCGCGCGCAGTGATTACAAGGTGATCGTAGGCCGCTCCGAGTCGCTCCTGGGGCCGTATGTAGACCGCGAAGGCGAGCCCCTGCTCGACGGTGGCGGCACGATCATCCTGCAGGGCGACAAGCGCTGGCATGGGGTGGGGCACAACGCCGTCTACACGTTCGATGGCGCGGATTACATCGTCTCGCACGCCTACGATGCGGAAGCGCACGGCTGGCCCAAGCTGCGGATCGACAAGATCCATTGGACCGAAGACGGCTGGCCCGAAGTGAGCGCCGAATAG
- a CDS encoding family 43 glycosylhydrolase, which translates to MKRLQPLIEQRADPFVYRHTDGYYYFTASVPAYDRIEVRRSHTLAGLREAQPVAVWHKPATGPLCELIWAPEIHHHEGRWYVYFAAAPSREIKDNLFQHRMYAISTDAANPLEGPWTEPVQVKTGWESFCLDATTFRHRGRLYYLWAQKDPQIQGNSNLYLAAMETPVKLATQPVMLTKPEFDWEIRGFWVNEGPAVLVRHGKVFITYSASATDENYCMGLLSADEDAELLDPQSWTKSPQPIFQSDFEHGIYGPGHSSFTVSEDGKDLLVYHARTYTEIVGDPLWDPNRHTFVKEIAWKGGMPVLGSPALP; encoded by the coding sequence ATGAAGCGCCTCCAGCCACTCATCGAACAGCGAGCCGATCCCTTTGTCTACCGACATACCGACGGCTACTACTACTTTACCGCCTCCGTCCCGGCCTACGACCGCATCGAAGTCCGCCGCTCCCACACGCTTGCCGGCCTGCGCGAGGCCCAGCCGGTCGCCGTCTGGCACAAGCCAGCGACGGGCCCGCTCTGCGAACTCATCTGGGCGCCGGAGATCCACCACCACGAAGGCCGCTGGTATGTCTACTTTGCCGCTGCTCCGAGCCGCGAGATCAAGGACAACCTGTTCCAGCACCGCATGTATGCCATCTCGACCGACGCCGCCAACCCGCTAGAAGGCCCGTGGACGGAGCCCGTGCAGGTCAAGACCGGCTGGGAGAGCTTTTGCCTCGACGCCACCACCTTCCGCCACCGAGGCCGGCTCTATTACCTGTGGGCGCAGAAAGATCCTCAGATCCAGGGCAACTCCAACCTCTACCTCGCCGCAATGGAGACGCCCGTGAAGCTGGCAACCCAGCCTGTGATGCTGACCAAGCCGGAGTTCGACTGGGAGATCCGCGGCTTCTGGGTCAACGAAGGCCCGGCGGTGCTCGTCCGCCACGGCAAGGTGTTCATCACCTACTCGGCCAGTGCGACCGACGAGAACTACTGTATGGGCCTGCTCTCTGCCGATGAAGACGCCGAGCTGCTCGACCCCCAGAGCTGGACGAAGAGCCCGCAGCCGATCTTCCAGAGCGATTTCGAGCACGGCATTTACGGCCCTGGTCATAGCAGCTTTACGGTCTCCGAAGACGGCAAGGACCTGCTCGTCTACCATGCCCGCACCTATACCGAAATTGTAGGAGACCCGCTGTGGGATCCCAACCGTCACACTTTTGTCAAAGAGATCGCCTGGAAGGGCGGGATGCCGGTGCTGGGAAGCCCGGCCCTGCCCTGA
- a CDS encoding TonB-dependent receptor, translating into MSHYLKYSLMAAATLGFAATGFAQDSDLPEDEYVYTLEAFAVQTSANDESYRAQESLGATRINTQLTELPIQVSVLKPEMINNFQLFDPDEQGQFVASWLSGEVEAGGGGGSRLRGFVPLTFRNGFERTGVGEVVNLDRVEIIKGPLSAMFGRSNPGGLINYITKKPARKPHTKLVGIYGSFDFTRFELHNTGPASIVSDDLYYRVDGSFTNTRGVQDYFFTRTYALSTAWTYELTEKTTITIEGEQLNRYQNRGFGGYLNRWKNFVSPVDGQSYGNVIGGINEELVESGFNYHGPNAQVNREITTLDLRVEHELTDNSGLRFNAQYWDRTFEDWRFTTGASAFYVDDPAAVYAREPYVHLQPEEAVALQLDYILRNRWTNFENSLLVSVDYMDRSMERRDYSMEPGVRAEYFPDYNRFDLSDPDYGIAYDYNLLTRERRYHLDERERYGFLISDRFAMLQGKLIGYGSLRYEDTSTHTEFSSSADNTKAKASPADADEESTTYSLGLVYKILDNRLIAFANHSTSFEWAVDSEPSLDRGTNELVPNVEGQGYEAGFKGELLQDKIYWQATAFQITRENISVDNPEFILDDEGNIPPGIPEFLGLAEERSEGYELEIYGDPTENLSFTFAVGYVDAFTKESPNSPEIEGRKLLRAPEWNIGSTLTYRIKEGPLNGVVFGAAVRYTDEYYARFGGVASQVTGEEGYTAPTQPSQAGTETTSRIEEIRPAVTLWDFYVGYTWRTGEDRKTYHSARLTVKNAFDERWFTVTGREGLPTEVRGSYSISF; encoded by the coding sequence ATGTCTCACTACCTAAAGTATAGCCTGATGGCTGCTGCGACTCTGGGCTTTGCTGCCACCGGGTTCGCTCAAGACAGCGATCTGCCGGAAGACGAATACGTCTACACCCTCGAAGCCTTTGCCGTTCAGACCTCTGCCAACGACGAGTCTTACCGCGCCCAGGAGTCCCTTGGCGCCACCCGGATCAATACCCAGCTGACTGAGCTGCCGATTCAGGTGTCCGTGCTCAAGCCGGAGATGATCAACAACTTTCAACTCTTCGATCCCGATGAACAGGGCCAGTTTGTGGCCAGCTGGCTCTCCGGCGAAGTCGAAGCCGGTGGTGGGGGCGGCAGTCGCCTCCGTGGCTTCGTGCCGCTGACCTTCCGCAATGGCTTCGAGCGCACCGGAGTGGGCGAAGTCGTCAACCTCGACCGGGTCGAGATTATCAAGGGCCCGCTGTCTGCGATGTTCGGGCGCTCCAACCCGGGTGGCCTGATCAACTACATCACCAAAAAGCCCGCGCGCAAGCCGCACACCAAGCTCGTTGGCATCTACGGCAGCTTCGACTTTACCCGTTTCGAGCTGCACAACACCGGCCCCGCGTCCATCGTCTCCGACGACCTCTACTACCGTGTCGACGGCTCCTTCACCAACACCCGGGGCGTGCAGGACTATTTCTTCACCCGCACCTACGCGCTCAGCACGGCCTGGACCTACGAGCTGACCGAGAAGACCACGATCACGATCGAAGGCGAGCAGCTCAACCGTTACCAGAATCGTGGCTTTGGCGGGTACCTCAACCGCTGGAAAAACTTCGTGAGCCCGGTCGACGGCCAAAGCTACGGCAACGTGATCGGCGGCATCAATGAAGAGCTGGTCGAGAGCGGCTTCAACTACCACGGCCCGAATGCCCAAGTGAATCGCGAGATCACCACCCTCGACCTGCGCGTCGAGCACGAGCTGACGGATAATTCCGGCTTGCGCTTCAACGCCCAGTACTGGGACCGCACTTTCGAAGACTGGCGCTTCACGACTGGCGCGAGCGCCTTCTACGTCGACGATCCTGCGGCCGTTTACGCCCGCGAACCCTACGTCCACCTCCAACCGGAAGAGGCCGTGGCCCTGCAGCTCGACTACATCCTGCGCAACCGCTGGACCAACTTCGAAAACAGCCTGCTCGTCTCGGTCGACTATATGGACCGCAGCATGGAGCGCCGCGACTATAGCATGGAGCCCGGCGTCCGCGCCGAATATTTCCCCGACTACAATCGCTTCGACCTTTCGGATCCGGACTACGGCATCGCTTACGATTACAACCTGCTGACCCGTGAGCGACGCTACCACCTCGACGAGCGCGAGCGCTACGGCTTCCTCATCAGCGACCGCTTTGCCATGTTGCAGGGTAAGTTGATCGGCTACGGCTCGCTGCGCTACGAAGATACCTCCACGCACACCGAGTTCAGCTCGTCGGCCGACAATACGAAGGCCAAGGCCAGCCCAGCCGATGCCGATGAAGAGTCCACCACCTACTCGCTGGGCCTCGTCTACAAGATCCTCGACAACCGCCTGATCGCGTTCGCCAACCACTCCACCTCGTTCGAGTGGGCGGTCGATTCGGAGCCCTCGCTCGACCGCGGGACGAACGAACTGGTGCCCAACGTCGAAGGTCAGGGCTACGAAGCGGGCTTCAAGGGCGAGCTGCTGCAAGACAAGATTTACTGGCAGGCCACCGCCTTCCAGATCACCCGCGAGAACATCTCGGTCGACAACCCGGAGTTTATCCTCGACGACGAGGGCAACATCCCGCCCGGCATCCCGGAATTTCTCGGCCTCGCCGAAGAACGCTCCGAGGGTTACGAACTCGAAATCTACGGCGACCCGACCGAAAACCTTTCGTTCACCTTCGCGGTGGGCTATGTGGATGCCTTTACCAAGGAGTCGCCCAATTCGCCGGAGATCGAAGGCCGCAAGCTGCTCCGCGCGCCCGAGTGGAACATCGGCTCCACCTTGACCTACCGCATCAAGGAAGGCCCGCTCAACGGGGTAGTATTCGGCGCTGCCGTGCGCTACACCGACGAGTATTACGCCCGCTTTGGCGGTGTGGCCTCGCAGGTGACGGGCGAAGAGGGCTACACCGCCCCGACGCAGCCCTCACAGGCTGGCACCGAAACGACCAGCCGCATCGAAGAAATCCGCCCGGCCGTCACGCTGTGGGACTTCTATGTCGGCTATACCTGGCGCACGGGTGAGGACCGGAAGACCTACCACTCGGCCCGCCTCACGGTGAAGAACGCTTTCGACGAGCGCTGGTTCACCGTTACAGGGCGCGAGGGGCTGCCGACCGAAGTCCGGGGCAGCTACTCGATCAGCTTCTAA
- a CDS encoding MFS transporter, protein MKTQKLTVLEKIGFGSGDMAINVVISSMFLIINYFYTDVFGLKPAHLALMFPLVRIIDAVTDPAMGILTDKLKGRHGRYRPYLLYLAVPFGIAVFLTFTTPDFAYAGKLVWAYATYIFVTLMFTGVTIPYISLISVLTDDPKERLSANGYRLFLAKVAAFLVAIAVPKLAQIWGAESMQRGYQLAMGLMALLSVFFLLFCFITTRERVEHVVDRKPLAEQWKILFRNDQWVVLCIVCVVGTVGYTIRNSVAAYYAQYYLGDKGLIAPFLGTGVGAAILAMVASTWITKRYCKVQMFRWTQLAVGVISLAMLLLVGPGDVVTAFVFYALLSFVVDLHAPVFWSAIAEAVDYGQAKTGQRVSGIAFGGISFCQKTGMAVAGSLANILLTVFHYVPDVPQSSYTLTGIALMVTIIPGAFHAIMGWVMFKYRITDAFYNRMKEGREPGLQPMAGVIHDTTI, encoded by the coding sequence ATGAAGACACAGAAGCTAACCGTGCTGGAGAAGATCGGATTCGGATCCGGCGACATGGCCATCAATGTGGTCATTTCGTCGATGTTTCTGATCATCAATTACTTTTACACCGACGTCTTCGGCCTTAAGCCTGCGCACCTCGCCCTCATGTTTCCGCTAGTGCGGATTATCGACGCAGTGACCGACCCCGCGATGGGGATCCTCACGGATAAGCTCAAGGGCCGCCACGGGCGCTACCGACCCTACCTGTTATATCTGGCGGTGCCCTTCGGCATTGCCGTCTTCCTGACTTTTACGACACCCGATTTCGCCTACGCGGGCAAACTCGTCTGGGCTTACGCTACCTACATCTTCGTCACGCTCATGTTCACGGGCGTCACGATCCCCTACATCTCGCTCATTTCGGTGCTGACGGACGACCCGAAAGAGCGCCTTTCGGCCAACGGCTACCGCTTGTTCCTGGCCAAGGTCGCGGCCTTTCTCGTCGCCATCGCCGTGCCCAAGCTCGCGCAGATCTGGGGGGCGGAGAGTATGCAGCGCGGCTACCAGCTGGCCATGGGGCTGATGGCGCTGCTCTCGGTTTTCTTCCTCCTCTTCTGCTTCATCACCACGCGCGAGCGAGTCGAGCACGTGGTGGACCGCAAGCCGCTAGCCGAGCAGTGGAAGATCCTCTTCCGCAACGACCAATGGGTGGTGCTCTGCATCGTCTGCGTAGTCGGCACGGTAGGCTACACCATCCGCAACTCTGTCGCCGCCTACTACGCGCAATATTACCTGGGCGACAAGGGGTTGATCGCCCCCTTCCTTGGCACGGGTGTCGGTGCGGCCATCCTCGCGATGGTCGCCTCCACCTGGATCACCAAGCGCTACTGCAAGGTGCAGATGTTTCGCTGGACGCAGCTCGCCGTAGGCGTGATCAGCCTCGCGATGCTCTTACTGGTCGGGCCGGGCGATGTGGTGACGGCCTTCGTTTTCTACGCCCTGCTGTCGTTCGTGGTCGACTTGCACGCCCCGGTCTTCTGGTCGGCCATCGCCGAAGCGGTCGATTATGGGCAGGCCAAGACGGGGCAGCGCGTGTCCGGCATCGCCTTTGGGGGCATCTCGTTTTGCCAGAAGACGGGTATGGCCGTGGCCGGTTCGCTCGCCAACATCCTGCTGACCGTCTTCCACTACGTGCCCGATGTGCCGCAAAGCTCTTACACGCTGACGGGCATCGCGCTGATGGTGACGATTATCCCCGGGGCGTTCCATGCCATCATGGGCTGGGTCATGTTCAAATACCGCATCACCGACGCCTTTTACAACCGCATGAAGGAAGGCCGCGAGCCGGGCCTGCAGCCCATGGCGGGCGTCATCCACGATACCACGATCTAA
- a CDS encoding ECF-type sigma factor translates to MKSTLSPAYFSLRLRPANDGPALQDRQPTVAQAAQRALDRTVSDITQCLRALGSGDKQAADDLLPMVYDDLRRQAAIGMSREYHYQTLQPTALVHEAWLRVVGGSTRQWANRAHFFGAAAQAMRRILIENARRKSRLKRGGNQTRVQVEDLDLAATTPEENILLIDEALERLQEHDADKARIVELKVFWGCTTAEVAETMGMSERSVERQWTYAKAWLYQSIRSSQS, encoded by the coding sequence ATGAAGTCGACCCTTTCCCCCGCCTATTTTTCCTTGCGCCTGCGCCCGGCCAACGACGGGCCCGCCCTTCAGGATCGCCAGCCTACCGTTGCCCAAGCCGCTCAGCGCGCGCTCGACCGGACGGTTTCCGACATTACTCAATGCCTCCGTGCCTTAGGCAGCGGCGACAAACAGGCCGCCGACGACCTGCTCCCGATGGTTTACGACGACCTGCGCCGACAGGCTGCTATCGGCATGTCGCGTGAATACCATTACCAGACGCTGCAGCCCACCGCGCTGGTGCACGAGGCCTGGTTGCGCGTAGTCGGCGGCAGTACGCGTCAATGGGCCAATCGCGCACACTTCTTTGGCGCGGCGGCCCAGGCCATGCGCCGGATCCTGATCGAAAACGCCCGCCGCAAGTCGCGCCTCAAACGTGGCGGCAACCAGACCCGCGTGCAGGTCGAAGATCTGGACCTCGCGGCCACCACCCCCGAAGAGAACATCCTGTTGATCGACGAGGCCCTGGAGCGCCTGCAGGAGCACGATGCCGACAAGGCCCGCATCGTGGAGCTGAAGGTTTTTTGGGGCTGCACCACCGCCGAGGTGGCCGAAACTATGGGCATGAGCGAGCGTAGCGTGGAGCGCCAGTGGACCTACGCCAAAGCCTGGCTCTATCAGTCGATCCGCAGTAGCCAGAGCTGA